Genomic DNA from Thiosocius teredinicola:
CAAGGGTAATGGGCATACACAACTCATTGGCCGTCTCGACGAATGGATATCCGGCAGCATGGCGATGCTCGCCGACGACCCGCGCTGGAAGATCGTTTACGACAGTATGCCGCAGCTCAACTTCGCCTTCGTCGGCGCACACAGCGGCACGGCGATCGTCGGCCATCTCAAATCGAGCATGGATGCCTCTCAGCGGCGCTTCCCGTTCCTCGCAGCTGCATCGATCAGCCGCGGCGACTCGTTGCTGTTTCGTTGTGGTCCAATCTCATTCAGCGGTATCTGGAACAAGCTGCACACCGCAGCCGATATAGCGTGCAGCTCGGATGACCCGGCCACGGCGTTGCACGAGCTGATTCAGTTTGACTGTACGGCCCAGGTCAAGGACGCCTTACAAGGCGATCCTCTCGGCACCTTCGTGCGCAACACCACCTTGCAACGGCTCGCCGAACAGCTGACGTGTGACGGCAGGCCGGTCGATGTTCGGCGCATCATTCTTGCTATCGGCCTGTTGCTGCGGCCGACGATAAACAATGCGGCGCTGAGAATCGAAAAAGGCCTGCTGC
This window encodes:
- the tagF gene encoding type VI secretion system-associated protein TagF: MATQQNGATYFGKVPARGDFIKGNGHTQLIGRLDEWISGSMAMLADDPRWKIVYDSMPQLNFAFVGAHSGTAIVGHLKSSMDASQRRFPFLAAASISRGDSLLFRCGPISFSGIWNKLHTAADIACSSDDPATALHELIQFDCTAQVKDALQGDPLGTFVRNTTLQRLAEQLTCDGRPVDVRRIILAIGLLLRPTINNAALRIEKGLLLPLPAESSQRDQVAALWVYLVSAFLRNTQTELQLLLGQIDNRHCMVIGFNGASPRTLLSLIAPSASGEANLVLDDPEWIEEHHDLSHDYGVAKLSTYLQQPGLTLEEAVNTFREVFFGE